The following are encoded together in the Actinoplanes sp. N902-109 genome:
- a CDS encoding alpha/beta fold hydrolase — MSGIDVGTGPVTVLVHGLGTNACLWSNLIAELSTERRCIAIDLPAHGGSIPGPEQDLSLRGLADAVGWYCDALGVDTFDLIGNDTGGAVAQIFAAAHPERLRTLTLTNCEAGDNIPNPAFRDTVPLAKRGELAPRLVAMYQALESLPPADRPLGGGYERPDLLPIDVLRAYVGPVAGSLETARHFERIITRLDPADLSGSVPGLRKLSVPTFIVWGTNDPHYGVSWAYWLLDTIAGADEVVELPGAKLFFPDERAAEFAGHLRRYWQTHDSDAPARI, encoded by the coding sequence ATGTCCGGCATCGATGTCGGCACCGGCCCCGTGACTGTCCTCGTGCACGGCCTGGGCACCAATGCCTGTCTCTGGTCCAACCTGATCGCCGAGCTCAGCACCGAGCGCCGGTGCATCGCCATCGATCTGCCCGCTCATGGCGGCAGCATCCCGGGACCCGAGCAGGATCTCTCCCTGCGCGGTCTGGCGGACGCGGTCGGCTGGTACTGCGATGCTCTCGGCGTCGACACCTTCGATCTCATCGGTAACGACACCGGCGGCGCGGTGGCGCAGATCTTTGCGGCTGCGCATCCCGAGCGTCTCCGTACGCTGACTCTCACCAACTGCGAAGCCGGGGACAACATACCCAACCCGGCGTTCCGGGACACGGTGCCGCTGGCGAAGCGTGGTGAGCTCGCGCCCCGGCTCGTTGCCATGTACCAGGCACTCGAGTCCCTGCCCCCGGCGGACCGCCCGCTCGGCGGTGGCTACGAACGGCCCGACCTGCTGCCGATCGATGTCCTACGGGCCTACGTGGGACCGGTGGCGGGCAGCCTGGAAACGGCGCGGCATTTCGAGCGGATCATCACCCGGCTGGACCCGGCGGACCTGAGCGGCTCGGTGCCCGGGCTCAGAAAACTCAGCGTGCCGACCTTCATCGTGTGGGGGACCAACGATCCGCACTACGGCGTCTCCTGGGCGTACTGGCTGCTCGACACCATCGCCGGCGCGGACGAGGTGGTCGAACTGCCCGGCGCGAAGCTGTTCTTCCCGGACGAACGCGCGGCCGAGTTCGCCGGGCACCTGCGCCGCTACTGGCAGACGCACGACTCGGATGCTCCCGCCCGGATCTGA
- a CDS encoding ferredoxin has protein sequence MKIRVDPDGCMGHGMCQALAPDVYEINETSGVNEMGDFEVAPGQEAAATRGAAACPERAIAVLDSFA, from the coding sequence ATGAAGATTCGCGTGGATCCGGACGGGTGCATGGGTCATGGCATGTGCCAGGCGCTGGCCCCGGACGTCTACGAGATCAACGAGACCTCGGGGGTCAACGAGATGGGCGACTTCGAGGTCGCACCGGGTCAGGAGGCCGCAGCGACGCGCGGAGCGGCTGCCTGCCCGGAACGGGCGATCGCCGTTCTCGACAGCTTCGCCTGA
- a CDS encoding cytochrome P450 codes for MDDGGATGRCPYAGPATVAERTRRWSIYQPWLQEDPVSRFNEMREQGPIVRSEEFGGYWIFTRYEDIEWAARNPEIFSNAQVGIPHREIFPAKQIPVQLDGDEHRKWRLALSDLFNPGVVNHFTPQFRQAVIDTIEPLVPQGQCDFVQDVAVKLPAEAFLINFGIGREYLQPLLDHKNWLRREGLPNARNDEEIKEANKPFWDFFSDAIDRRRAEGTEGRRDVLSQLINSTYDGRPPTQDEMINAAFVTMLAALDTTTAALGLIFQYLARHPEAQKLVVAQPERIPVVIEELMRHEPVVSTGRLVTRDVERHGVQLRAGDRVLLSWGMSGLDPAAFDHADEVDFDRSSTRHLAFAVGPHRCLGMFVARRMMKLAVEEWHARVPSYRITAGATPEAHYSPARGLRSLPLTFG; via the coding sequence ATGGACGACGGTGGTGCGACGGGCCGGTGCCCCTATGCGGGACCTGCGACGGTGGCGGAACGGACCCGCCGGTGGAGCATCTACCAGCCGTGGTTGCAGGAGGACCCGGTCAGCCGGTTCAATGAGATGCGCGAACAGGGGCCGATCGTGCGGTCCGAGGAGTTCGGCGGCTACTGGATCTTCACCCGCTACGAGGACATCGAGTGGGCCGCGCGGAACCCGGAGATCTTCTCCAACGCCCAGGTCGGCATCCCGCACCGGGAGATCTTCCCGGCGAAGCAGATCCCGGTGCAGCTCGACGGTGACGAGCACCGCAAGTGGCGGCTCGCCCTGTCCGACCTCTTCAACCCGGGCGTGGTCAACCACTTCACGCCGCAGTTCCGGCAGGCCGTCATCGACACGATCGAGCCGCTGGTGCCGCAGGGTCAATGCGACTTCGTCCAGGACGTGGCCGTCAAGCTGCCCGCCGAGGCGTTCCTCATCAACTTCGGCATCGGACGCGAATATCTGCAGCCGCTGCTCGACCATAAGAACTGGCTTCGCCGCGAAGGGCTGCCGAACGCGCGCAACGACGAGGAGATCAAAGAGGCCAACAAGCCGTTCTGGGACTTCTTCTCCGATGCCATCGACCGGCGCCGGGCCGAGGGTACGGAGGGCCGGCGCGACGTGCTCAGCCAGCTGATCAACTCGACCTACGACGGTCGCCCGCCCACCCAGGACGAGATGATCAACGCAGCCTTCGTGACGATGCTGGCGGCGCTGGACACCACGACGGCAGCGCTCGGGCTCATCTTCCAGTACCTGGCCCGGCATCCCGAGGCGCAGAAACTGGTCGTCGCCCAACCCGAGCGCATCCCGGTCGTGATCGAGGAACTGATGCGGCACGAGCCGGTCGTCTCCACCGGCAGGCTCGTCACCCGGGACGTCGAACGGCACGGGGTGCAGCTGCGAGCCGGCGACCGGGTCCTGCTGTCCTGGGGCATGAGTGGCCTGGACCCGGCGGCGTTCGACCATGCCGACGAGGTCGACTTCGACCGGTCCAGCACCCGGCACCTGGCGTTCGCCGTCGGCCCGCACCGGTGCCTGGGCATGTTCGTCGCCCGCCGGATGATGAAGCTCGCGGTCGAGGAGTGGCACGCCCGGGTGCCGTCCTACCGGATCACCGCCGGCGCGACTCCCGAGGCGCACTACTCCCCGGCGCGTGGGCTGCGGAGCCTGCCTCTGACGTTCGGGTGA
- a CDS encoding FAD-dependent monooxygenase produces the protein MSNIVLIAGGGPTGLMLAGELALAGVPAVVIERRTEPAQVSQGMAIHGRTLEVFRQRGLTDRIPPGAMTPWPRTPFALLWLDLATVDERDYTYVLPQWRTEELLAARATELGVTIMRGTELVGCSQDDTGVSVTIRSAAGEEVLRAGYVVGCDGEFSVVRSGAGIGFPADGMRYYGVMGDVELEPGTENDFVSGVFPAGMSSAIPLRPGLVRLMTVEFETDRPDDSVPVTAGELSQSVGRITGRTPDIGEPHWVSRFGNHTRLADCYRKGRIFLAGDAAHVLFVSGTQGLNTGIQDAVNLGWKLAAAINGWAPPGLLDTYEEERRPVGRRVVTHARAQMALLHPVDRIAELRRTVEEFLAYDSVNQFLLKAATRDDYPGLGERITDLAVSVSDNKTTVGELLRPARGVLLDLSGGRAQLASIADGYGDRIDIVSAEPTDETGAAVLLLRPDGHVAHRGTGDPDDDGLRLALSTWFGRPKAGLAPAGPGKAEAR, from the coding sequence ATGAGCAACATCGTACTGATCGCCGGTGGCGGCCCGACCGGCCTGATGCTCGCCGGCGAGCTGGCTCTCGCCGGGGTGCCGGCAGTTGTGATCGAACGCCGCACCGAACCCGCGCAGGTCTCCCAGGGCATGGCGATACATGGCCGGACCCTGGAGGTGTTCCGTCAGCGCGGGCTGACCGACCGCATCCCGCCGGGCGCGATGACGCCGTGGCCGCGCACCCCGTTCGCGCTGCTGTGGCTGGACCTGGCGACGGTGGACGAGCGCGACTACACCTACGTGTTACCGCAGTGGCGCACCGAGGAGTTGCTGGCGGCCCGTGCGACCGAGCTCGGTGTGACCATCATGCGCGGCACCGAGCTTGTCGGGTGCAGCCAGGACGACACCGGTGTGTCGGTCACCATCCGTTCGGCAGCCGGGGAAGAAGTGCTCCGAGCCGGTTATGTCGTCGGCTGTGACGGTGAGTTCAGCGTGGTCCGGTCCGGCGCCGGCATCGGGTTCCCCGCCGACGGGATGCGTTACTACGGCGTCATGGGCGACGTGGAACTGGAACCCGGGACGGAGAACGATTTCGTCTCCGGCGTCTTCCCCGCGGGCATGTCGTCGGCCATCCCGCTGCGCCCCGGGCTCGTCCGGCTGATGACGGTCGAGTTCGAGACCGACCGCCCGGACGACTCGGTGCCGGTCACCGCCGGGGAACTCAGCCAGAGCGTGGGCCGGATCACCGGGCGCACCCCGGACATCGGGGAACCACACTGGGTCAGCCGGTTCGGCAATCACACCCGGCTCGCCGACTGCTACCGCAAAGGTCGCATCTTTCTCGCCGGTGACGCGGCCCACGTGTTGTTCGTGTCCGGCACCCAGGGGCTCAACACGGGGATCCAGGACGCGGTCAACCTGGGCTGGAAGCTTGCGGCGGCCATCAACGGCTGGGCGCCGCCCGGGCTGCTCGACACCTACGAGGAGGAGCGCCGGCCGGTGGGCCGAAGGGTTGTCACGCACGCCAGGGCTCAGATGGCGCTGCTGCACCCGGTGGACCGCATCGCGGAGCTGCGGCGCACGGTCGAGGAGTTCCTGGCCTACGACTCGGTGAACCAGTTCCTGCTCAAGGCTGCGACCCGGGACGACTATCCGGGACTCGGCGAGCGCATCACCGACCTGGCGGTGTCCGTGTCGGACAACAAGACGACAGTCGGTGAGCTGCTGCGCCCGGCGCGTGGCGTCCTCCTGGATCTGTCCGGGGGCCGGGCGCAGCTCGCTTCGATCGCGGACGGCTACGGCGATCGCATCGACATCGTCAGTGCGGAACCCACCGACGAGACCGGGGCCGCTGTCCTGCTGTTGCGGCCGGACGGCCACGTCGCCCACCGCGGGACCGGCGACCCGGATGACGACGGCCTGCGGCTCGCCCTGTCGACCTGGTTCGGCCGGCCGAAGGCCGGACTCGCACCGGCAGGGCCGGGGAAGGCGGAAGCCCGATGA
- a CDS encoding FAD-dependent monooxygenase — translation MQTSVTIAGGGPAGLTLACELALAGVDVVVIERLMEPPAWSRSGILQMRSVEMFRQRGHDWFDEYGLARTYNFGLVEMKGIIDPDMVALRVPQRDIELRLDAHARALGVDVRRGHEVVGLRQDDTGVTTEVRGPDGDYELRSAYLAGCDGGSSRVRKLTGIAFTGGSSAFTFSGLTGDVEVHSAPQVPIGPELHPRGMFALFPAPDGRHRVTVLEFGAEAPPSETPVTTAEVCAAALRVAGAELVLGDDNLLSRFSGSTLLAESYRAGRVFLAGDSAHVHMPFGGQGLSTGVQDAMNLGWKLAAEVNGWAPPGLLDTYHAERHPVGRQVCDNTKAQMAMLHPLPFMAPLRELFGELVKLDDVSHHLYEKLSAVGIRYPVEHPGRERHRLMGRRMPHVPLPGTPDGTRTIADLLHRGRGVLLDLSGGAADVSEAKRWADRVDVVTADPGAQKDAAVLLIRPDGYVAWADRTGADSEGLRAALTRWFGLVTG, via the coding sequence ATGCAGACGTCGGTGACCATCGCCGGTGGCGGACCGGCCGGTCTCACGCTTGCCTGTGAGCTCGCGCTTGCCGGTGTGGACGTGGTCGTGATCGAGCGGCTGATGGAGCCGCCGGCCTGGTCGCGGTCGGGAATCCTGCAGATGCGATCCGTGGAGATGTTCCGCCAGCGGGGCCACGACTGGTTCGACGAGTACGGCCTGGCACGGACGTACAACTTCGGGCTCGTCGAGATGAAGGGGATCATCGATCCCGACATGGTCGCGCTGCGGGTGCCGCAACGCGACATCGAGCTGCGCCTGGACGCGCATGCCCGCGCTCTCGGCGTGGACGTCCGCCGTGGGCATGAGGTCGTCGGTCTGCGGCAGGACGACACCGGCGTGACCACCGAGGTGCGGGGTCCGGACGGGGACTACGAACTACGATCGGCATACCTCGCGGGATGCGACGGCGGCAGCAGCCGGGTCCGTAAACTCACGGGCATCGCCTTCACCGGCGGCTCGTCGGCGTTCACCTTCAGCGGGCTCACCGGTGACGTGGAGGTGCACAGCGCACCCCAGGTGCCGATCGGACCGGAGCTTCATCCGCGGGGCATGTTCGCCCTCTTCCCGGCACCGGACGGCCGGCATCGGGTCACGGTGCTGGAGTTCGGTGCGGAAGCTCCGCCGTCCGAGACCCCGGTCACCACCGCGGAGGTCTGCGCTGCGGCGCTGCGGGTGGCCGGGGCGGAGCTCGTCCTCGGCGATGACAACTTGCTCTCCCGATTCAGCGGCTCGACGCTGCTGGCCGAGAGCTACCGGGCCGGCCGGGTGTTCCTTGCCGGCGACTCGGCCCACGTGCACATGCCCTTCGGTGGGCAAGGCCTGAGCACCGGCGTACAGGACGCCATGAACCTGGGTTGGAAGCTTGCCGCGGAGGTGAACGGCTGGGCGCCGCCCGGGCTGCTCGACACCTACCACGCCGAGCGGCACCCGGTCGGCAGGCAGGTCTGCGACAACACCAAGGCCCAGATGGCCATGCTGCACCCGCTGCCGTTCATGGCGCCGCTGCGCGAGCTCTTCGGCGAGCTGGTGAAGCTGGACGACGTCAGCCACCACCTGTACGAGAAGTTGTCAGCCGTGGGAATCCGATACCCCGTCGAACACCCCGGGCGGGAGCGGCACCGGCTGATGGGCCGGCGGATGCCGCACGTACCGTTGCCCGGCACGCCGGACGGCACGCGCACCATCGCTGACCTCCTGCACCGCGGCAGGGGCGTGCTGCTGGACCTGTCGGGCGGTGCGGCCGATGTGAGCGAGGCGAAGCGCTGGGCCGATCGGGTCGACGTGGTCACCGCCGACCCGGGTGCCCAGAAGGATGCCGCGGTGCTCCTGATCCGGCCGGACGGGTATGTGGCCTGGGCCGACCGGACCGGCGCGGACAGCGAAGGACTGCGCGCCGCTCTCACCCGGTGGTTCGGCCTGGTGACCGGCTGA
- a CDS encoding SDR family oxidoreductase produces MKLSGKRVVVIGGTSGIGFAVAEGAAAEGADVVIASSSKERVESALGRLPAGVDGRVLDVTREEEVAEFFTALGPFDHLAFTAGDPLQSKRFETTTVAEAHDFFEVRFWGAYAVARYGAATVNPGGSFVLSSGGQGERPRKGWPAAAAEAAAAEALARALALQLAPVRVNVVRPGPIWTEIWQSFPKPEEMFTALGSKLPVGRGGRPEEAAAAYLYLMKQDFATGTVLAVDGGSPLP; encoded by the coding sequence GTGAAGCTTTCCGGCAAGCGAGTCGTGGTCATCGGCGGCACCTCGGGCATCGGCTTCGCCGTGGCGGAAGGTGCCGCGGCCGAAGGCGCCGACGTCGTCATCGCCTCCAGTTCCAAGGAGCGGGTGGAGTCGGCGCTCGGCCGGTTGCCCGCCGGGGTGGACGGCCGGGTGCTCGACGTGACCCGGGAGGAGGAGGTCGCCGAGTTCTTCACCGCCCTCGGGCCCTTCGACCACCTGGCCTTCACCGCCGGTGACCCGTTGCAGAGCAAACGCTTCGAGACGACAACCGTCGCCGAGGCGCACGACTTCTTCGAAGTGCGGTTCTGGGGCGCGTACGCCGTCGCCAGGTACGGAGCCGCAACGGTCAACCCGGGTGGCTCGTTCGTGCTGAGCTCAGGTGGTCAGGGTGAGCGTCCCCGCAAGGGGTGGCCGGCCGCCGCCGCCGAGGCCGCCGCCGCCGAGGCGCTGGCCCGGGCGCTGGCCCTGCAACTCGCCCCGGTGCGGGTCAACGTGGTGCGCCCCGGACCGATCTGGACCGAGATCTGGCAGAGCTTCCCGAAGCCCGAGGAGATGTTCACGGCGCTGGGCTCGAAGCTGCCGGTCGGCCGGGGTGGCCGGCCGGAAGAGGCGGCTGCGGCCTACCTGTACCTGATGAAGCAGGACTTCGCGACGGGTACGGTGCTCGCGGTGGACGGCGGATCACCGCTGCCCTGA
- a CDS encoding cytochrome P450: protein MPDPEAQAPVFPAPRTDVLQPPPAYAEMRKCPVMRVRYPYAQEPWLLTRYADVRSALADPRLSSDSRNPDLPRLHPFPPGPSNVSFAHMDDPDHGRLRKTLTSEFTYRRVQAMRPAIETVVDELLDSLAGQGGPVDLVPAFALPVPSLIMCTLMGVPAADQQFFQQRTHTVAGAADPAEVGQAYAELYAYMDELTTAKERDPQDDLLSRVAQKYVLTGQITHEEFVGVARILLIAGHETTASMIALGVVTLLRHPDQLAAIRAEPELISTAVDELLRFHSITLNGVVRVAEEDLEIGGHPVAKGDGIAFSLLAADHDETVFPDAARFDARRANAGQHLAFGHGVHQCLGRSLAKLELEIALSAIFRRFPDLRLAVDFDDLPFRPDDRFIYGLYALPVTWGSATTPSGTEETK from the coding sequence ATGCCCGATCCGGAAGCACAGGCACCGGTCTTCCCCGCGCCTCGCACCGACGTGCTGCAACCTCCTCCCGCCTATGCCGAGATGCGCAAGTGTCCGGTCATGCGGGTGCGTTATCCGTACGCGCAGGAACCTTGGCTGCTCACCCGCTACGCCGACGTGCGATCCGCGCTGGCCGATCCCCGGCTGAGCTCGGACTCCCGCAACCCCGACCTGCCGCGGCTGCATCCCTTCCCACCCGGTCCGAGCAACGTCTCGTTCGCTCACATGGACGACCCGGACCACGGCCGGTTGCGCAAGACGCTGACGTCCGAGTTCACCTACCGCCGGGTGCAGGCCATGCGACCGGCCATCGAGACGGTGGTGGACGAGCTGCTCGACTCGCTCGCCGGACAGGGCGGCCCGGTGGATCTCGTCCCGGCGTTCGCGTTGCCGGTGCCGTCGCTCATCATGTGCACGCTGATGGGTGTACCGGCCGCCGATCAGCAGTTCTTCCAGCAGCGGACGCACACCGTCGCCGGCGCGGCGGACCCCGCCGAGGTCGGTCAGGCATACGCGGAGCTGTACGCGTACATGGACGAGCTCACCACCGCCAAGGAGCGGGACCCGCAGGACGATCTGCTGAGCCGGGTGGCCCAGAAGTACGTCCTGACCGGGCAGATCACCCACGAGGAATTCGTCGGCGTCGCACGCATCCTGCTCATCGCGGGCCACGAGACAACGGCCAGCATGATCGCGCTCGGCGTCGTCACGCTGCTGCGGCACCCCGATCAGCTGGCAGCGATCCGGGCTGAGCCGGAACTGATCAGCACCGCCGTCGACGAGCTCCTGCGTTTCCACTCGATCACGCTCAACGGTGTGGTCCGGGTGGCCGAGGAGGACCTGGAGATCGGCGGTCACCCGGTGGCCAAGGGCGACGGCATCGCCTTCTCCCTGCTGGCGGCCGACCACGACGAAACCGTCTTCCCCGACGCGGCGCGGTTCGACGCCCGGCGCGCCAACGCGGGCCAGCACCTCGCCTTCGGACACGGGGTGCACCAGTGCCTCGGCCGCTCGCTGGCGAAGCTCGAGCTGGAGATCGCGCTCAGCGCCATCTTCCGCCGATTCCCCGATCTGCGTCTCGCGGTCGACTTCGACGACTTGCCGTTCCGGCCGGACGACCGGTTCATCTACGGCCTCTACGCCCTGCCGGTCACCTGGGGATCGGCCACCACCCCATCCGGTACGGAGGAGACGAAGTGA
- a CDS encoding NmrA/HSCARG family protein — MANNDKTILVIGATGNQGGATTTRLLADGWRVRAMTRDPAGPAAAALAAAGAEVVAGDMAQPATLLDGMRGVYGVFSVQPTQGSAGTPADFTVHDEIRWGRNVADAAKAMEVSHFVYASVGGAERGSGVPNVESKWSIEQHIAELELPATVLRPVSFMEMCASPFFLRDGKLMLAIRPEVPWQLVAAADVGHFAALAFARPGEFVGKAIEIAGDSLTPPQLAAAIREATGHDVPYVPVPVDALRQINPDGARAFDWLNDKGYQADIDALRALHPDLMSFDTWLARVGKEKVEAALTR, encoded by the coding sequence ATGGCAAACAACGACAAGACAATCCTCGTCATCGGGGCAACCGGCAACCAGGGTGGCGCGACCACGACCCGGCTGCTCGCCGATGGCTGGCGGGTGCGCGCCATGACCCGCGACCCGGCCGGCCCCGCCGCTGCGGCGCTGGCCGCAGCCGGTGCGGAGGTGGTCGCCGGCGACATGGCCCAGCCTGCCACCCTGCTCGACGGCATGCGCGGGGTGTACGGCGTCTTCAGCGTGCAGCCGACGCAGGGCTCGGCCGGCACCCCGGCGGACTTCACCGTCCACGACGAGATCAGGTGGGGCCGCAACGTCGCTGACGCGGCGAAGGCCATGGAGGTCAGCCACTTCGTCTACGCCTCCGTCGGAGGCGCCGAACGCGGCAGTGGCGTGCCCAACGTGGAGAGCAAGTGGTCCATCGAGCAGCACATCGCCGAGCTTGAACTGCCCGCCACGGTGCTCCGTCCGGTCTCCTTCATGGAGATGTGCGCCAGCCCGTTCTTCCTGCGCGACGGCAAGCTGATGCTGGCGATCCGCCCCGAGGTGCCCTGGCAGCTCGTCGCGGCCGCCGATGTCGGTCACTTCGCCGCGCTGGCATTCGCCCGGCCCGGCGAGTTCGTCGGCAAGGCCATCGAGATCGCCGGGGACAGTCTCACCCCGCCGCAGCTGGCGGCCGCGATCCGGGAGGCCACCGGGCACGACGTGCCGTACGTCCCCGTTCCGGTCGACGCGCTGCGCCAGATCAACCCCGACGGGGCGCGGGCCTTCGACTGGCTCAACGACAAGGGCTACCAAGCGGACATCGACGCCCTCCGTGCGCTCCATCCCGACCTGATGTCCTTCGACACCTGGCTCGCCCGGGTCGGCAAGGAAAAGGTCGAGGCCGCCTTGACCCGATGA
- a CDS encoding MDR family MFS transporter — translation MSNATSGSRPPAPEPQQDGMSRRATMIVLSGLMLCLFLSTLDQTIVATALYQILTDIGGAEGLGQASWLVTAYLITSTATTPLYGKLSDLYGRKRVYLVAIALFMIGSALCGLAQNLPELITFRALQGVGGGGLTSLAFVVIGDLFSPRERGKFMGYIYGVFMLGTAAGPLIGGVFADHDTVLGADGWRWIFYANVPFGVAALALIIGFLRLPATRREHRIDFLGALLVAGGATTLILGAAMGGREYSWDSPVIIGLFAASLVQVAIFIWWERRAAEPVMSMKLWNNSIFSVTNALALIIGVASTGVLTFLALFLQVVNGDSPTEAGISLLPLMIGLLATSIITGRLITRTGRYKIFPIIGTAIALAGMILLASLDENTTVLARDLYLALIGIGMGLVMQVLTVAVQNSVERKDMGAATSANPFFRAMGGAVGTAVFGAILASRVSSYVTSELGTDRLPDGSGTSTVPAPSVVHGWPANVQGIFTDAFVHAMSIVCWTAAGFLTVAFVLTWLLKEVPLRTAAPAAQAAKAAPAAAVAPAK, via the coding sequence ATGAGCAACGCGACCTCCGGCAGCAGACCTCCCGCTCCCGAGCCCCAGCAGGACGGCATGTCCCGCCGGGCGACCATGATCGTGCTCAGCGGCCTCATGCTGTGCCTGTTCCTGAGCACCCTGGACCAGACCATCGTGGCAACCGCGCTCTACCAGATCCTCACCGACATCGGCGGTGCGGAAGGGCTCGGACAGGCTTCCTGGCTGGTCACCGCATATCTCATCACCTCCACCGCGACCACGCCGTTGTACGGCAAGCTGTCCGACCTCTACGGTCGCAAGCGGGTCTACCTGGTCGCCATCGCTCTCTTCATGATCGGTTCGGCGCTCTGTGGTCTGGCGCAGAACCTGCCCGAGCTGATCACCTTCCGCGCGCTGCAGGGCGTCGGTGGCGGTGGTCTCACCTCACTGGCCTTCGTTGTCATCGGTGACCTCTTCTCGCCCCGCGAGCGCGGGAAGTTCATGGGCTACATCTACGGCGTGTTCATGCTCGGCACGGCGGCCGGTCCGCTCATCGGTGGCGTCTTCGCCGACCACGACACGGTGCTCGGCGCCGACGGCTGGCGCTGGATCTTCTACGCCAACGTGCCCTTCGGCGTCGCCGCGCTGGCCCTCATCATCGGTTTCCTGCGCCTGCCCGCCACGCGCCGCGAACACCGGATCGACTTCCTCGGCGCACTTCTGGTCGCCGGCGGCGCCACCACCCTGATCCTCGGCGCGGCAATGGGCGGCCGGGAGTACTCCTGGGACTCGCCGGTGATCATCGGGCTGTTCGCAGCGAGCCTGGTGCAGGTCGCCATCTTCATCTGGTGGGAGCGGCGGGCCGCCGAGCCGGTCATGTCCATGAAGCTGTGGAACAACTCGATCTTCAGCGTGACGAACGCGCTCGCCCTCATCATCGGTGTGGCAAGCACCGGCGTGCTGACCTTCCTGGCCCTCTTCCTGCAGGTCGTCAACGGCGACAGCCCCACCGAGGCGGGCATCTCCCTGTTGCCGCTCATGATCGGCCTGCTGGCGACGTCCATCATCACGGGCCGGCTCATCACCCGCACCGGCCGGTACAAGATCTTCCCCATCATCGGTACGGCCATCGCGCTGGCCGGCATGATCCTGCTCGCCTCGCTCGACGAGAACACCACCGTACTGGCCCGGGACCTGTACCTCGCTCTTATCGGCATCGGCATGGGCCTCGTGATGCAGGTGCTCACGGTGGCGGTGCAGAACTCGGTCGAACGCAAGGACATGGGCGCCGCCACCTCGGCCAACCCGTTCTTCCGCGCCATGGGTGGCGCCGTGGGAACCGCCGTCTTCGGCGCCATCCTGGCCAGCCGGGTGTCCAGCTACGTCACCTCCGAGCTCGGCACCGATCGCCTGCCGGACGGCTCCGGAACCTCGACCGTGCCTGCCCCATCGGTGGTGCACGGCTGGCCGGCGAACGTGCAGGGAATCTTCACCGACGCGTTCGTCCATGCCATGTCGATCGTCTGCTGGACCGCGGCCGGCTTCCTGACCGTCGCTTTCGTGCTGACCTGGCTCCTCAAGGAGGTGCCGCTGCGCACCGCGGCACCGGCCGCCCAGGCTGCCAAGGCGGCGCCCGCCGCCGCTGTGGCCCCGGCCAAGTAA
- a CDS encoding TetR/AcrR family transcriptional regulator translates to MSTNPPPRLRADARRNREKVLEAAETLMASAGVSASMEEIARQAGVGVGTLYRNFPTKEQLLQAVHLNRLERLVAEATARLSAADPGQAFFGFFSLMVEQSRLKRAYATALADAGMDDEPVRKVGQELRNAVDGLLVRAQDAGVVRPDVGIRSLMALIAGACLAAENAGWDAPLQDSTLTIIFDGLRFHGAR, encoded by the coding sequence TTGTCAACGAACCCTCCGCCGCGGCTTCGTGCCGACGCGCGTCGCAATCGGGAAAAGGTCCTCGAAGCTGCGGAAACGCTGATGGCATCCGCCGGCGTCTCGGCATCGATGGAGGAGATAGCCCGGCAGGCCGGGGTCGGCGTGGGCACTCTCTACCGCAACTTCCCCACCAAGGAGCAGCTCCTTCAGGCCGTGCACCTCAACCGGCTGGAGCGGCTGGTGGCCGAGGCGACCGCCCGGCTGAGTGCGGCTGATCCCGGTCAAGCGTTCTTCGGGTTCTTCTCCCTGATGGTCGAGCAGTCCCGGCTGAAGCGGGCCTACGCGACCGCACTGGCCGATGCGGGCATGGACGACGAGCCCGTCCGCAAGGTCGGCCAAGAACTGCGCAACGCCGTCGACGGCTTGCTCGTCCGGGCGCAGGACGCCGGCGTGGTACGCCCGGACGTGGGCATCCGTTCGTTGATGGCCCTGATCGCCGGGGCCTGCCTGGCAGCGGAGAACGCCGGCTGGGACGCGCCGCTGCAGGACAGCACCTTGACCATCATTTTCGACGGCCTGCGCTTCCACGGCGCTCGATGA